One genomic window of Candidatus Melainabacteria bacterium includes the following:
- a CDS encoding cytochrome P450 has protein sequence MAKSSATLEDPVLHASQEFINNPYPTFERFRNEAPVFWSDKGKYWLVSKYADIQNILRDLHYEKGLQNSNMLNPVVKMLPPVKEAIKSRSTWMLNQNPPDHTRLRSLVNRAFTPTMVNSMRGHIEDIANRLLDDVAQKGEMDIVQDFAFPLPVTVIAEMLGVPPEDRQIIKGFSKRLTDGLEPGFDVGRITRANSAVQEFEDYLRPLVEERRKHAQNDLISALVAAEEQGDKLTLDELLGNCVLMLVAGHETTVNLIGNSVLALLNHPDQMELLKAQPELCVTAVNEFLRYESPVQTVRRMAAQELELHGQKIKTGDTLLLLLGSANRDPDHYQNADKLDITRADNRHLAFGTGIHHCLGSSLAEVEGQIAITTLLKRFPNLKMKSTNVEFKFPFALRGPKELLVSF, from the coding sequence ATGGCCAAATCGAGCGCGACTCTAGAAGATCCAGTTCTGCACGCCAGCCAGGAATTCATAAATAATCCGTACCCGACTTTTGAAAGATTTCGGAACGAAGCTCCTGTCTTCTGGAGCGATAAAGGCAAGTATTGGCTGGTTAGCAAATACGCAGACATACAGAACATCCTGCGTGACTTGCACTACGAAAAGGGCTTACAAAATTCAAACATGCTCAATCCAGTCGTGAAGATGCTTCCGCCTGTCAAAGAAGCAATCAAGTCGCGCTCCACCTGGATGCTCAATCAAAATCCACCAGACCACACGCGCCTGCGTTCACTCGTAAACCGTGCCTTTACGCCAACCATGGTCAATTCCATGCGTGGCCACATTGAAGACATCGCCAATAGATTGCTCGATGACGTCGCGCAAAAAGGCGAAATGGATATTGTTCAAGATTTCGCGTTTCCGTTACCTGTAACCGTAATTGCAGAAATGCTTGGCGTTCCGCCTGAAGATAGACAAATCATCAAAGGTTTTTCGAAACGGCTGACCGACGGGCTTGAGCCGGGTTTCGATGTAGGTCGAATCACGCGAGCAAACAGCGCCGTGCAAGAATTTGAAGATTATCTGCGACCACTGGTTGAAGAGCGTCGCAAACATGCGCAAAACGATTTGATTTCTGCGCTTGTTGCCGCCGAAGAGCAGGGCGATAAGTTGACACTGGATGAATTGCTCGGAAATTGTGTGCTCATGCTCGTCGCCGGACATGAAACCACAGTCAATCTGATTGGCAACTCCGTTCTGGCACTTCTCAATCATCCAGATCAGATGGAATTGTTGAAGGCACAGCCGGAGCTGTGCGTAACAGCAGTGAATGAATTTCTCCGTTATGAGAGCCCTGTGCAAACCGTCCGCAGAATGGCTGCGCAAGAGTTGGAATTGCACGGGCAAAAAATCAAAACGGGAGATACTCTTTTACTGCTTTTGGGCTCGGCAAATCGCGACCCCGATCACTATCAAAACGCGGACAAGCTCGATATTACTCGCGCTGATAATCGGCACCTCGCATTCGGAACGGGCATCCATCATTGTCTCGGATCATCGCTTGCCGAAGTCGAGGGACAGATTGCAATAACAACGTTGCTAAAACGCTTTCCGAATTTGAAAATGAAATCGACAAATGTCGAATTCAAATTCCCATTCGCATTGCGTGGGCCCAAAGAACTATTAGTCAGTTTCTGA
- a CDS encoding tetratricopeptide repeat protein, translated as MHAPRNRKLFSLLATLLFISPTVGISQASIASASSNSSHATKGSRTPKIPAWQQVLEQGQDAFDAGNFTQAAKLFGSARALAHATAPEGVNEAKCLGWLGKAYKQMGNTSEAEISLKHSLKIRQAKLGEDSAETGQVLQNLSWLLFSSDKKDEAISVCRRAIKNIRHNSGPRSATESEFLLQLAILLEDDDSRKQETDHLFHDALSIQEEKYGKNSNQLITGLNAYSSYLVSEKRFAEADALLERALKISRQKGENSPEVADELIELAYCAQQQGDHTKAIKALEKALDIRALHKSNDTAEILEDLGKNYTDQDKNLEAEPFLRNALTHYRNQKGVSPRTLINAIEELALNLHELQKYSEAESLLRETLELTEKHYPPNHIEIGIALHNLSRCLRAEGKYAEAEELLNRSLAIKRAQTTLDETDYAASLRNMARLKALQNKFREAIPFYEQCIEIYSKTNQKYNVFLNKVTLANVYLALDDYRSAEKVLLSLAHEDLNTYSKTNPFMRLGEELVSQKDSTMTVMNNDFSKMFSEQQSQAEAMESAQTLVKFSMHFQNLGGDGSIVATKCFPLLTPYFEGKAGNDTIGKGIFNTPALAQSLIGLTCVLASHNRTDSAIKALRWAGAVIKSLPVQKDRVKIRLQVAYCWQLFSDYAAAQQLIDEALAECADDKSLQFDVLNSRAHLLFQLAEFTSAKTCSETALSIGQALFGENSPRLSDCYQTLSECSLALGDPSQALEYATKAAQQSTQDSERHAQGLLLVGESLLALNQVDQAADQFMDVIEIYREKLGNADLKPGAIASSCLGQCLLRSNLSDKYRQAQVRFASALRVEERDSSNTDVLSKARNLNGLALVSYMVSKESSKNAVTSFEQNFGESKLADRYALDAAACIDKYIYSAFPNLSFAQQCAFIKNINKQESSLLTVCSNPTSIKEAYGYMMKWKGLLLESLRQRELITRSSNDNPQIKIVLSELYKARRRLEALSYNKTRNESDIPTEALLNEAATKKEKLERELLALTANAITDPMSNMTAAKFCDLLQPDEVFIDIVRFRPFGQNEDRYAAVVCQKSESGKVDYIDLGGAKQIAAAIQEWRTATTNGAAAAAPSNKRDLKFDNDPTSSPVSRQNYSAQTEKLVSILAPIIEQIGKDSDKRKYWICPEGDFSRVPWNSLSLIGNFEKMPSQICEIDSARELVLLRQNKNTKFANLENDPANSTSNSKQTSLLLAGLSDFDKSDLPALPGALEEVQALQEIAQKYDMSVKACTQESATKEDVTNELVKATVAHIATHGFVRTESSKGTNSNENFVLADLTTRGGAPLTGVSRDPLLDCGIFLAYPHTKDADKADAILTAEEIAALDLSKCQLVTLSACQTGLGRGLDGQGVIGLRSAIISAGARCMLMSLWSIDDESSRELMKKFYSHLWSDKSISKTEALRMAQKEIQAIPEWSEPRYWAGWVLAGDGFN; from the coding sequence ATGCATGCACCCCGAAACCGGAAACTCTTTAGCTTATTAGCAACTCTCCTTTTCATATCGCCAACGGTCGGTATTAGCCAGGCGAGTATAGCGAGTGCTTCATCAAATTCATCTCACGCTACAAAGGGATCAAGAACTCCCAAAATCCCTGCCTGGCAGCAGGTGCTGGAGCAGGGGCAAGACGCGTTCGACGCCGGAAACTTCACCCAAGCGGCAAAATTGTTCGGTTCCGCAAGAGCACTGGCGCACGCCACTGCTCCTGAGGGTGTTAACGAAGCGAAGTGCCTGGGATGGCTTGGTAAAGCATATAAACAGATGGGAAACACTAGCGAAGCGGAAATCAGCCTGAAACATAGCTTGAAGATCAGGCAGGCAAAACTCGGCGAGGACAGTGCAGAAACAGGTCAGGTGCTACAAAACCTGTCGTGGCTACTATTTAGTTCAGACAAAAAGGATGAGGCGATCTCGGTTTGCCGTCGAGCCATAAAAAACATACGCCACAACTCCGGACCACGCTCCGCAACCGAATCCGAATTCTTATTGCAGTTGGCGATATTGCTTGAAGACGATGACTCAAGAAAACAAGAAACAGATCATTTGTTTCACGACGCATTATCCATCCAGGAAGAAAAGTATGGAAAGAACAGCAATCAGTTGATCACCGGACTGAATGCTTATTCGAGCTATCTCGTGTCGGAGAAGCGCTTTGCTGAAGCAGACGCTTTACTTGAACGCGCACTGAAAATTTCCAGACAGAAAGGCGAAAACAGCCCAGAAGTAGCCGACGAGCTAATCGAACTCGCCTACTGTGCACAACAACAGGGCGACCACACCAAAGCCATCAAAGCACTGGAAAAGGCACTCGATATTAGGGCTCTTCATAAATCAAACGACACAGCGGAAATTCTCGAAGATCTAGGGAAAAACTACACAGATCAAGACAAAAATCTAGAAGCAGAACCATTTTTACGCAACGCTTTGACTCACTATCGAAATCAAAAAGGCGTTTCCCCACGCACTCTTATAAACGCAATCGAAGAGCTGGCACTGAATTTGCACGAACTGCAAAAATACAGCGAAGCCGAATCACTATTGCGCGAAACGCTTGAATTGACGGAAAAACATTATCCACCTAACCACATCGAAATTGGCATTGCATTGCACAATTTATCGCGTTGTTTGCGCGCCGAAGGGAAGTATGCGGAAGCGGAAGAATTACTCAACAGATCACTTGCAATAAAGCGAGCACAAACAACACTAGACGAAACAGATTATGCAGCATCTCTGCGCAACATGGCACGCCTGAAGGCGTTGCAAAACAAATTCAGAGAGGCAATCCCCTTCTACGAACAATGCATAGAAATCTACAGTAAAACGAATCAGAAATACAATGTTTTCTTGAACAAGGTAACTCTCGCCAACGTGTATCTTGCCCTGGACGATTACAGAAGCGCGGAGAAAGTGCTGCTATCGCTCGCGCACGAAGACCTCAATACTTACAGCAAAACCAATCCGTTCATGCGGCTGGGAGAAGAGCTAGTTTCGCAGAAAGACTCAACCATGACGGTAATGAATAATGACTTCAGCAAGATGTTTAGCGAACAACAGAGCCAGGCTGAAGCAATGGAGAGCGCACAGACTCTAGTAAAATTTTCAATGCACTTCCAAAATCTCGGAGGAGACGGATCGATAGTTGCAACCAAATGCTTTCCCCTTCTAACACCTTACTTTGAAGGCAAAGCGGGCAACGATACGATAGGTAAGGGCATTTTCAATACCCCAGCACTGGCACAATCATTAATAGGCTTAACTTGTGTATTGGCCAGTCACAACAGAACCGACAGTGCTATAAAGGCACTGCGATGGGCTGGAGCCGTGATCAAATCTCTACCTGTTCAAAAGGACCGTGTCAAAATCAGACTGCAAGTCGCCTATTGCTGGCAACTTTTCTCTGATTACGCAGCAGCACAGCAACTGATTGACGAAGCCCTGGCAGAGTGCGCCGATGATAAGTCACTTCAGTTTGATGTACTGAATTCTCGCGCTCATCTTTTGTTTCAACTGGCTGAATTCACTTCAGCCAAAACTTGCAGCGAAACCGCACTCTCAATTGGACAAGCACTGTTCGGCGAAAACTCACCTCGATTATCTGATTGCTATCAAACCCTTTCGGAATGTTCGCTCGCCCTCGGTGACCCCAGTCAGGCCCTGGAATATGCTACCAAAGCGGCGCAACAATCTACGCAAGATTCAGAAAGACACGCACAAGGATTACTGCTGGTCGGAGAATCATTGCTGGCGCTAAATCAGGTCGATCAAGCAGCCGATCAATTCATGGATGTGATCGAAATCTATCGAGAAAAACTTGGTAACGCTGACTTAAAGCCAGGAGCGATCGCCTCCAGTTGCCTTGGTCAGTGCCTTCTACGCAGCAATTTGTCCGACAAGTATAGACAAGCTCAAGTACGGTTTGCCTCAGCTCTAAGAGTAGAAGAGAGGGATTCGAGCAACACAGACGTCCTCAGCAAAGCCAGAAATTTAAACGGATTAGCTCTGGTTTCGTATATGGTATCGAAGGAAAGTTCAAAAAATGCCGTAACGTCCTTTGAACAAAATTTTGGCGAATCAAAATTGGCAGACCGTTATGCACTTGATGCAGCAGCCTGCATCGACAAATATATCTATTCGGCATTTCCAAATCTATCTTTCGCGCAACAATGCGCTTTCATCAAAAACATCAATAAGCAAGAAAGTTCACTATTAACAGTTTGCAGCAATCCGACCTCCATTAAAGAAGCATACGGTTACATGATGAAATGGAAAGGTCTTCTGCTTGAATCATTGAGGCAACGAGAACTCATCACACGCAGTTCAAACGACAATCCTCAAATCAAAATCGTACTCTCCGAACTCTATAAAGCCCGGCGCAGACTGGAGGCGCTCTCTTACAACAAAACCCGGAACGAATCCGACATTCCTACGGAAGCGCTGCTCAACGAAGCGGCAACAAAAAAAGAAAAACTGGAACGAGAGCTCCTGGCGCTTACAGCAAACGCTATAACTGATCCTATGTCAAATATGACGGCCGCAAAATTCTGCGACTTACTTCAACCAGATGAAGTGTTCATCGACATCGTCAGATTCCGACCGTTTGGTCAAAATGAGGACAGATACGCCGCAGTTGTCTGCCAAAAATCTGAAAGCGGAAAGGTCGATTACATCGACCTCGGCGGGGCAAAACAGATAGCTGCAGCCATTCAAGAATGGAGAACCGCGACGACAAACGGAGCAGCCGCAGCTGCCCCATCAAACAAACGCGATCTAAAGTTCGACAACGATCCGACATCATCGCCAGTGAGCAGACAAAACTACTCCGCGCAGACAGAAAAACTTGTGAGCATACTGGCACCAATAATCGAGCAAATCGGTAAGGACAGCGACAAAAGGAAGTACTGGATTTGCCCTGAAGGTGATTTTTCTCGCGTGCCGTGGAATTCGCTTTCGCTCATCGGCAACTTTGAAAAGATGCCCAGCCAAATTTGCGAGATAGACAGTGCTCGCGAATTGGTATTGCTGCGTCAGAACAAAAATACCAAATTCGCGAATCTGGAGAACGATCCCGCAAACAGTACATCCAATTCAAAACAGACAAGCTTGTTGCTGGCCGGTCTAAGTGATTTCGACAAATCCGACTTACCAGCGCTGCCTGGAGCTCTTGAGGAAGTCCAAGCATTGCAAGAAATTGCTCAAAAATATGACATGTCAGTGAAAGCGTGCACTCAGGAGTCTGCAACCAAAGAAGATGTCACAAATGAGCTGGTGAAAGCCACCGTCGCGCACATCGCCACCCACGGCTTCGTGCGAACCGAGTCGTCAAAGGGAACGAACTCAAATGAAAATTTTGTTCTCGCAGATCTCACCACTCGCGGTGGCGCGCCGTTGACAGGCGTTTCAAGAGATCCTCTTCTGGATTGCGGAATCTTCCTCGCCTATCCACATACAAAAGACGCAGACAAAGCTGACGCGATTTTGACAGCAGAAGAAATTGCCGCTCTAGACCTATCCAAATGCCAGCTCGTCACGCTATCGGCATGCCAGACGGGACTGGGGCGCGGTTTGGACGGACAGGGAGTGATCGGGCTGCGATCTGCCATCATATCGGCTGGAGCCCGATGCATGCTCATGTCTCTCTGGAGCATCGATGATGAGTCTTCCAGGGAGCTGATGAAGAAGTTTTACTCACACCTGTGGAGCGATAAAAGCATATCCAAAACAGAAGCGTTGCGAATGGCTCAAAAGGAAATTCAAGCTATTCCTGAATGGTCTGAACCGCGATATTGGGCAGGTTGGGTTCTTGCGGGCGACGGCTTCAACTGA